In Persephonella hydrogeniphila, the following are encoded in one genomic region:
- a CDS encoding RuBisCO large subunit C-terminal-like domain-containing protein: protein MNYIEATYLLSSDKKFRLEEQFENFIKDTFGEIRHSPEITEVETFFDSDAKVYKALLKVRFPVTLFRHDMYSVLSILYGELIIPENVKLVSVDFHPAFIDHFKGPNFGLKGVRELIEIHHRPIIIGTLKYLNGMDKNYFEDVVEKSAKGGLDIIREDELFFDDSFIPYKERVKIVKNIVKKYSEQYGKNIQYAPFLTGSLTEMSDKIETGIEEGIKIFVINLFPAGFENLQCLADTYQVAFIVNPGYPSFFYENDLFGIEPSVLFGKFIRISGGDLVLIPSPYRNKNVPHHRTAEISVSLQERFENINPSFPVLYGSIKPTDIYSIFNDFGNQIAIDIGGRYIQFKKGSDYGAKAYMDAVECVSTGTDIEECKSINPDIAEF from the coding sequence ATGAACTATATAGAGGCTACATATCTCCTCAGTTCAGATAAAAAATTTAGATTAGAGGAACAGTTTGAAAATTTTATAAAAGATACATTTGGAGAGATAAGGCACAGTCCAGAAATTACTGAAGTAGAAACTTTTTTCGATTCAGATGCAAAGGTTTATAAAGCGTTATTAAAGGTCAGATTTCCCGTTACCCTCTTTAGACATGATATGTACTCTGTACTTTCTATACTTTATGGAGAACTGATCATACCTGAAAATGTAAAACTTGTATCTGTAGATTTTCATCCTGCATTTATTGACCATTTCAAGGGTCCAAATTTTGGTTTAAAGGGAGTAAGAGAGCTTATAGAGATACATCACAGGCCTATTATAATAGGAACATTAAAATATCTAAATGGGATGGATAAAAACTATTTTGAAGATGTAGTAGAAAAATCAGCAAAAGGCGGTTTGGATATAATAAGAGAGGATGAACTCTTTTTTGATGATTCTTTTATTCCGTATAAAGAGAGAGTTAAAATAGTAAAAAATATCGTTAAAAAATACTCAGAACAGTACGGTAAAAACATTCAGTATGCTCCTTTTTTAACAGGTAGCTTAACAGAAATGTCAGATAAGATAGAAACAGGAATAGAAGAGGGAATAAAAATATTTGTTATTAATCTTTTTCCTGCAGGATTTGAAAATCTTCAGTGTCTTGCCGATACATATCAGGTTGCTTTTATAGTCAACCCCGGATATCCATCTTTCTTTTACGAAAACGACCTTTTTGGAATAGAACCTTCTGTTTTATTTGGGAAGTTTATCAGAATCTCAGGTGGAGATCTTGTTCTTATACCTTCTCCGTACAGGAACAAAAATGTTCCACACCACAGAACTGCAGAAATTTCTGTTTCTTTGCAGGAACGATTTGAGAATATAAATCCTTCTTTCCCTGTTCTGTATGGATCTATAAAACCTACAGATATATACTCGATTTTTAATGATTTTGGAAATCAGATTGCTATCGATATAGGGGGGAGGTATATACAGTTTAAAAAAGGTTCAGATTATGGAGCAAAAGCCTATATGGATGCGGTGGAGTGTGTGTCTACAGGTACAGATATAGAAGAGTGTAAAAGTATTAATCCTGATATAGCAGAATTTTGA